The following proteins are encoded in a genomic region of Takifugu rubripes chromosome 21, fTakRub1.2, whole genome shotgun sequence:
- the LOC115247498 gene encoding uncharacterized protein: MDESSHTDYSDADYIPDSTGSGSDDSTFLSSENKLQTLRWLQLMPVDNSSVKESSSALSRNKDSSTEEDYTRRKYRPTGKKTIGQKRKRNSSLRHEKVSSSISPETADPSIQIMCTSNDEDHHVTGRRNYCLYCSKPTSKISRHLKTVHRNKPEVAKALYYPENSKERKVRLATLRNRGNFAHNTDVVRKGTGHLVVRYRTKKIRHAKDFIHCAYCQGLYSKKTLWKHMKGCHEKPRKDAPEAGRKRVRSLCALTTPVSVEISEGLREILTKMHYDEVSHAVQEDNCILQLGQYMFNKLKNKGNNEDYIRQKMREVGRLVLEAQKVTPLKRLEEFFIPKNFPHVIAAVKKTAGYNPETNAYQTPSLALKLGHSLKKISSIVESDAMMMGDNVMAEYAKRYRSIHDSRWEEFISSAALNTLKEAKWNMPQILPFAEDVKLLNFHMEKQQSVAERMLRISPTPENYAALAQVTLALAITFNRRRAGEVSRMLLTAFRSRDKSVLHDDVAICLTPFEKKMCEYFTRVEIRGKRGRMVPVLLKPSMVMAMELLVEMRELCHVPSDNVFMFGRPEASSAYRGGECLKKFTQLCGAQHPEALTSTKLRKHIATMSQVLNLEENDCDQLADFLGHDIRIHRQYYRLPQGTLQLARMSKVLLAMEGGTVSKYKGMTLEDIEIDPEETVTHSNEAPSSDTSEEECTNTEMENILPVTDTPASLARAPAATQPRPVRAERHRRKWTTEEAQAVEKHLMNFITTFTVPAKHDCMLCLQNESETLKDRTWTDVKHYVRNRITALKRQTSI, from the exons ATGGATGAGAGTAGTCATACTGACTACAGTGATGCTGATTACATCCCTGACTCTACTGGATCTGGCTCTGATGACAGTacatttctgtcttctgaaAACAAACTACAGACTTTACGATGGCTTCAATTAATGCCAGTTGATAATAGTTCAGTAAAAGAAAGCAGCTCAGCTCTCAGCCGAAACAAAGACAGTAGTACTGAGGAAGACTACACAAGAAGGAAGTATAGACCAACAGGGAAAAAGACAATCGgccaaaagagaaagaggaactcATCACTCCGTCATGAGAAAGTCAGTTCATCTATCAGCCCAGAGACAGCAGACCCTTCAATTCAAATAATGTGTACCTcaaatgatgaagatcatcatGTGACTGGCAGGAGGAACTATTGCCTTTATTGTTCCAAGCCAACATCAAAAATCTCACGACATCTCAAAACTGTTCATCGCAATAAACCGGAGGTTGCAAAAGCACTTTATTATCCAGAGAATTCCAAAGAAAGGAAAGTTCGCCTTGCCACTCTAAGGAACAGGGGAAACTTTGCTCACAATACAGATGTAGTGAGAAAAGGAACAGGACATCTTGTTGTACGATATCGAACAAAGAAGATCAGACATGCTAAGGATTTTATTCACTGTGCATATTGCCAAGGTCTTTACTCAAAAAAGACATTATGGAAACATATGAAAGGCTGTCACGAGAAGCCAAGAAAGGATGCACCTGAAGCTGGCCGAAAGAGAGTTCGATCTCTGTGTGCTCTGACCACACCTGTCAGCGTTGAGATTAGTGAAGGCCTCCGGGAAATTTTAACAAAAATGCACTATGATGAAGTGTCACATGCTGTTCAAGAAGACAACTGCATCCTGCAACTGGGACAATATATGTTCAACAAACTGAAGAATAAAGGGAATAATGAGGACTACATAAGGCAAAAGATGCGAGAAGTTGGAAGACTGGTCCTCGAGGCTCAAAAAGTTACGCCACTCAAGAGATTGGAGGAATTTTTCATTCCTAAGAACTTCCCACATGTAATAGCTGCAGTGAAGAAGACGGCAGGATACAATCCTGAAACCAATGCTTATCAAACCCCGTCTTTAGCACTCAAGCTTGGCCACAGTCTAAAAAAAATATCCAGTATAGTTGAGAGTGATGCTATGATGATGGGTGATAATGTTATGGCAGAATATGCCAAAAGGTACAGATCAATACATGATAGCAGATGGGAGGAGTTCATCTCCTCTGCAGCATTAAACACCCTAAAAGAGGCAAAATGGAATATGCCACAGATTCTACCTTTTGCAGAAGATGTGAAGTTGTTAAACTTCCATAtggaaaaacagcaaagtgtcGCAGAGAGAATGCTGAGAATCTCTCCCACTCCAGAAAACTATGCTGCCCTAGCTCAAGTAACGCTTGCTTTAGCCATTACATTCAacaggagaagagcaggagaggtGTCAAGAATGTTGCTGACTGCCTTTAGGTCCCGTGACAAGTCAGTGTTGCATGATGATGTGGCTATCTGCTTGACTCCATTTGAGAAGAAAATGTGTGAGTACTTCACAAGAGTCGAAATCCGAGGGAAAAGGGGTAggatggttcctgtcctcctaaAACCATCCATGGTGATGGCTATGGAGTTGCTAGTTGAGATGCGAGAGCTGTGCCATGTACCCAGTGATAATGTGTTCATGTTTGGAAGACCAGAAGCATCGTCAGCCTATCGAGGGGGCGAGTGTCTTAAAAAATTTACTCAACTATGTGGTGCCCAACATCCTGAGGCACTGACTTCAACAAAGCTTCGAAAACATATTGCAACTATGTCACAGGTCCTGAACCTTGAGGAAAATGATTGTGATCAATTGGCTGACTTTTTAGGCCATGATATTCGCATCCACAGACAGTATTATCGGTTGCCTCAAGGAACGCTGCAGCTGGCCAGAATGAGCAAAGTGCTGCTGGCTATGGAGGGGGGGACTGTGTCAAAGTACAAAGGCATGACACTGGAGGATATCGAAATTGACCCCGAAG agACAGTGACACACTCCAATGAAGCACCTTCAAGTGACACCTCTGAAGAAGAGTGTACCAACACTGAAATGGAGAACATACTGCCTGTCACAGACACACCTGCATCTTTGGCGCGAGCACCTGCTGCTACTCAACCTAGACCAG TACGAGCAGAGAGACACAGGCGTAAATGGACAACAGAAGAAGCTCAGGCAGTGGAGAAACACCTGATGAACTTCATCACAACATTCACAGTACCTGCCAAGCACGATTGCATGCTCTGTCTGCAAAATGAATCGGAGACTCTGAAAGATCGAACCTGGACGGATGTAAAACACTATGTGAGAAACAGAATTACTGCCCTGAAGAGGCAAACAAGCATTTAA
- the LOC101067809 gene encoding probable gluconokinase codes for MLYIIMGVSGCGKSSLGACLSEKLGWRLHEGDDFHPQENIDKMSKGEPLTDQDRLPWLLKLHEVIESEMRSGSDALLTCSALKRLYRQILLHGSRALAPSCPDNATQPPNSPHIYFLFLHGDFELLNQRVLARKGHYMKADLLRSQFDDLEPPLEEENVLLLDVSRNVSDIAMEVERHLISLKSS; via the exons ATGCTCTACATTATAATGGGAGTCTCAGGCTGTGGCAA AAGCTCTTTAGGTGCATGCCTGTCAGAAAAG CTGGGCTGGCGCCTGCATGAAGGCGACGACTTTCACCCACAGGAAAATATTGACAAGATGTCTAAAGGTGAACCGCTGACAGACCAG GATAGGTTGCCATGGCTCCTCAAACTACATGAAGTCATTGAGAG CGAAATGCGCTCAGGCTCTGATGCGCTGCTGACATGCTCTGCCCTGAAGCGTCTGTACAGGCAGatcctcctccatggctccAGAGCTCTCGCGCCCTCCTGTCCAGACAACGCTACGCAGCCCCCCAACTCTCCCCACATCTATTTTCTCTTCCTACATGGCGACTTCGAACTCCTCAACCAGAGAGTCTTGGCTCGCAAGGGACATTACATGAAAGCAGACCTGCTGCGTTCCCAATTTGATGATTTAGAGCCTCCGTTGGAAGAGGAgaacgtgctgctgctggacgtcAGTAGGAACGTTTCTGACATCGCCATGGAAGTTGAGAGGCACCTTATAAGCCTCAAGTCATCATAA
- the gkap1 gene encoding G kinase-anchoring protein 1 isoform X2, with product MASSATITVPTTASRFALLQIDSDSDSDASDVGKTSSSKGGRESGKARHGKAGASGGKAGQCNAKKRDKKKKKKEQQQTEANEITTDLYEADLEKALILSKLEFEQQKQIPNTKNSSPKSRAKESGGKKEKKKNQQAKDKKTVSLQDFQSEDHLNKKQEKEDTRAANLALGIGQEERFFNKLEDDVSRIIQQEKRREQYANDHGHEVSTSAEHERDPRAEQLKYELEKKDKEIDKLKKIISQWEEKYKEVKARNSQLLKMLQQGEMKDKAEILLQVEELLHIKEELSSQVTLLHGALEQERSKVKGLQTEQPKHPGNKKGKKGSETDI from the exons ATGGCATCATCTGCAACGATCACCGTCCCCACCACCGCCTCCCGCTTCGCCCTGCTTCAGATAGATTCTGATTCGGACTCTGACGCCTCCGATGTGGGGAAGACCAGCAGCTCCAAAGGCGGACGGGAGTCTGGTAAAGCCCGACACGGGAAGGCTGGAGCCTCCGGGGGTAAAGCGGGTCAGTGCAACGCTAAGAAaagagacaagaagaagaagaagaaggagcagcagcagacagaggccAATGAG ATAACCACGGACCTGTACGAGGCCGATTTGGAAAAGGCCTTGATTCTAAGTAAACTAGAGTTTGAACAACAGAAACAA atcccCAACACAAAAAATTCCTCGCCAAAGTCACGAGCAAAAGAGAgcggagggaaaaaagagaagaagaaaaaccagcaggcaaaagacaaaaagacagTTTCTCTGCAGGACTTCCAGTCTGAAG ATCATTTGAACAAGAAACAAGAGAAAGAG GACACTCGGGCAGCTAATCTAGCATTGGGAATCGGGCAGGAGGAACGGTTTTTTAATAAACTGGAGGACGATGTCAGTCGGATTATCCAGCAGGAAAAGAGACGCGAGCAGTATGCTAACGACCACGGTCATGAAGTTAGCACTTCAGCAGAGCACGAAAGG GACCCACGAGCGGAGCAGTTGAAGTACGAGttggagaagaaagacaaagaaattgATAAGCTGAAGAAGATCATCTCGCAGTGGGAG GAAAAGTACAAAGAGGTGAAAGCAAGAAATTCTCAGCTACTCAAGATGCTCCAACAAGGAGAGA TGAAAGACAAAGCAGAAATTCTTCTACAGGTAGAAGAACTCCTACATATAAAAGAAGAGCTGTCCTCACAG GTAACATTACTACATGGTGCACTTGAACAAGAAAGGTCTAAAGTCAAAGGTCTGCAGACAGAACAACCAAAACATCCG ggaaacaagaaaggaaaaaaagggtcAGAGACGGATATATGA
- the gkap1 gene encoding G kinase-anchoring protein 1 isoform X1: MASSATITVPTTASRFALLQIDSDSDSDASDVGKTSSSKGGRESGKARHGKAGASGGKAGQCNAKKRDKKKKKKEQQQTEANELRNLAFKKIPPKSCAPPPCMTLSGIASELLSPASTDPNIPSEDWQQWKQRDEQITTDLYEADLEKALILSKLEFEQQKQIPNTKNSSPKSRAKESGGKKEKKKNQQAKDKKTVSLQDFQSEDHLNKKQEKEDTRAANLALGIGQEERFFNKLEDDVSRIIQQEKRREQYANDHGHEVSTSAEHERDPRAEQLKYELEKKDKEIDKLKKIISQWEEKYKEVKARNSQLLKMLQQGEMKDKAEILLQVEELLHIKEELSSQVTLLHGALEQERSKVKGLQTEQPKHPGNKKGKKGSETDI, from the exons ATGGCATCATCTGCAACGATCACCGTCCCCACCACCGCCTCCCGCTTCGCCCTGCTTCAGATAGATTCTGATTCGGACTCTGACGCCTCCGATGTGGGGAAGACCAGCAGCTCCAAAGGCGGACGGGAGTCTGGTAAAGCCCGACACGGGAAGGCTGGAGCCTCCGGGGGTAAAGCGGGTCAGTGCAACGCTAAGAAaagagacaagaagaagaagaagaaggagcagcagcagacagaggccAATGAG TTGCGCAATCTGGCCTTTAAGAAGATTCCTCCAAAGTCCTGCGCTCCACCTCCCTGCATGACGCTGTCTGGGATCGCCAGTGAACTCCTCAGTCCTGCATCCACAGACCCCAACATACCTTCAGAAGACTGGCAGCAGTGGAAGCAGAGGGATGAGCAG ATAACCACGGACCTGTACGAGGCCGATTTGGAAAAGGCCTTGATTCTAAGTAAACTAGAGTTTGAACAACAGAAACAA atcccCAACACAAAAAATTCCTCGCCAAAGTCACGAGCAAAAGAGAgcggagggaaaaaagagaagaagaaaaaccagcaggcaaaagacaaaaagacagTTTCTCTGCAGGACTTCCAGTCTGAAG ATCATTTGAACAAGAAACAAGAGAAAGAG GACACTCGGGCAGCTAATCTAGCATTGGGAATCGGGCAGGAGGAACGGTTTTTTAATAAACTGGAGGACGATGTCAGTCGGATTATCCAGCAGGAAAAGAGACGCGAGCAGTATGCTAACGACCACGGTCATGAAGTTAGCACTTCAGCAGAGCACGAAAGG GACCCACGAGCGGAGCAGTTGAAGTACGAGttggagaagaaagacaaagaaattgATAAGCTGAAGAAGATCATCTCGCAGTGGGAG GAAAAGTACAAAGAGGTGAAAGCAAGAAATTCTCAGCTACTCAAGATGCTCCAACAAGGAGAGA TGAAAGACAAAGCAGAAATTCTTCTACAGGTAGAAGAACTCCTACATATAAAAGAAGAGCTGTCCTCACAG GTAACATTACTACATGGTGCACTTGAACAAGAAAGGTCTAAAGTCAAAGGTCTGCAGACAGAACAACCAAAACATCCG ggaaacaagaaaggaaaaaaagggtcAGAGACGGATATATGA